In Nicotiana tabacum cultivar K326 chromosome 19, ASM71507v2, whole genome shotgun sequence, one DNA window encodes the following:
- the LOC107827101 gene encoding myosin-binding protein 7, which produces MDSENTTPSTSEVKCCECECNCSITNGSFSGTWIRTVKRKLDEYDEIEKKFVIPGLILPQTARIEMENECVALREMVGSQQETIQELSVELEEERNAASSAANEAMSMILRLQREKAESQMEFRQFKMFTEEKMAHDQQEIMALEDLLYKREETIQSLTCEVQMYKHRMLSYGLLESEVEDDGEKEKVRYGRNDSVSEGIDERFEISLYDYPPLKCTINENQVYTEVDNEVVDVEKYAFGETPRSCDQLRDLDQRINQLELMPSSQTDGEVFNNDVLEKAIVAQFPPVTNKEISSDFISSSPKFGGSVRKAENSQTEEYANFRKVDESSEVGGEMNDRVYTIDSIHQGSGYNGTSEPKASAGIGDGHTPRDSLNHTDFGDPEVTKLYLRLQALEADRESMRQAIVSMRTDKAQLILLKEIAQQLCKEMSPARRTPVRKTSVVTSFSFISIFKWIISFVLWRKKARLSKYLFGLSANNAGLLMLLDKGPSVGQWRCLSSTQV; this is translated from the exons ATGGATTCTGAAAATACGACCCCGTCAACCAGTGAGGTCAAATGTTGTGAATGCGAGTGTAATTGTTCTATAACAAACGGGTCCTTTTCGGGGACTTGGATTCGGACAGTGAAGCGAAAATTGGACGAATATGATGAAATTGAGAAGAAATTTGTAATCCCGGGTTTGATTTTGCCTCAAACAGCTCGTATAGAAATGGAGAACGAGTGTGTTGCTCTTAGGGAAATGGTTGGTAGCCAACAGGAGACGATTCAAGAATTGAGTGTCGAGTTGGAGGAAGAGAGGAATGCGGCTTCCTCGGCTGCTAACGAAGCCATGTCGATGATCTTGAGGTTGCAGAGGGAAAAAGCCGAGTCACAAATGGAGTTTAGGCAGTTCAAGATGTTCACAGAGGAGAAAATGGCGCATGATCAGCAGGAGATAATGGCGTTGGAGGATTTGTTGTATAAGAGGGAGGAGACGATCCAGTCGTTGACTTGTGAGGTGCAAATGTATAAGCATAGGATGTTGAGTTATGGGCTCTTGGAGTCTGAGGTTGAGGATGATGGTGAGAAAGAGAAGGTTCGTTATGGCCGAAATGATAGTGTCAGTGAGGGCATCGATGAGCGTTTTGAAATTTCTTTGTATGATTACCCTCCCTTGAAATGCACTATTAATGAGAACCAAGTGTACACAGAGGTGGATAATGAGGTTGTGGACGTTGAGAAATATGCATTCGGAGAGACCCCACGATCATGTGATCAATTGAGAGATTTGGATCAGAGGATCAATCAGTTAGAATTGATGCCAAGTAGTCAGACTGATGGGGAAGTATTTAATAACGATGTCCTTGAAAAAGCAATAGTCGCTCAATTCCCTCCTGTAACAAATAAAGAAATAAGCTCTGATTTTATCTCAAGTTCTCCGAAGTTCGGTGGAAGTGTTAGAAAAGCAGAAAATTCGCAAACAGAGGAGTATGCGAACTTTAGGAAGGTGGACGAGTCATCTGAAGTTGGAGGTGAAATGAACGACAGAGTGTATACAATTGACTCTATACATCAGGGTTCTGGATATAATGGTACCTCAGAGCCCAAGGCTTCTGCAGGAATAGGTGATGGGCATACCCCAAGAGATTCGCTGAATCATACCGATTTTGGAGATCCTGAGGTCACGAAGCTGTACCTTAGGCTGCAGGCCCTCGAGGCTGATCGGGAATCAATGAGGCAGGCTATCGTTTCTATGCGGACTGATAAAGCACAGCTGATATTGCTTAAAGAAATTGCTCAGCAGTTGTGCAAAGAAATGTCTCCAGCAAGGAGGACGCCTGTGAGGAAGACATCTGTAGTCACAAGCTTTTCATTCATTTCAATATTCAAG TGGATAATATCCTTCGTCTTGTGGAGAAAGAAAGCTCGCCTATCCAA GTACTTGTTTGGTTTGTCAGCCAACAATGCGGGCTTGCTAATGCTTTTAGACAAGGGACCTAGTGTTGGCCAATGGAGATGTCTTTCAAGTACGCAGGTGTAA
- the LOC107800996 gene encoding uncharacterized protein LOC107800996, with the protein MAKVAAAGPVHPSNALKFGGGGGSKVTTTTLKRKTPSELRGEQLKRKETTQLVDESSAPIGGSMRNGVFPGPKRSDVSKNPRYVDTRVDELFPVRKNSIRLNLISRKENESFPAEQSGSITKSSVPSAFPAENQQQFKCPEYFFASTVTGKDCATKTCSTSQRCNENTFRSVTELSLGGVDAHGLSTIDMDKALRGLATHEHQVASAKIAESSEPDGGLRSKIFSSELQVPCKMTPLDLTMKTNIRVVSASSINWFHRLINCGTSNVVARFTSSNCSTSQKMTCFSEMNSVSQAVNHRPLHSWMYPQSPLPPSVISALTLSASTGGQLDFLSERQLAWQDSFRSLYYMLRKNVCSIFYVCTAQFVVMFTSSYSEENCVCNAYISQSTRGLRSSLKEHDVSFSMPLCHSKLEELSTEELLELSEIEKQNLGQTRRRGAMSDVDNRPQSLLAFTGNKNVHSLYDFLLNYRYFLTSLTGVDVPVLYSPIPFENAAFTAPEVRCKEVRRIDQVAFQGMESNVPCEHNQQPSSGMCYSVEIKGRYLAPWVTSAICDTFSSNSTSFEASFITEPTSVGLNACLSVSGKCSDPQVSATEALDNGSLCFGIPNTKLCAQINSAFLKGVKYFGSSYTAFLSPV; encoded by the exons ATGGCGAAGGTTGCTGCTGCGGGTCCAGTACATCCATCAAATGCACTTAAGTTTGGTGGGGGTGGTGGTTCTAAGGTCACTACCACCACATTGAAACGAAAAACTCCATCTGAGTTACGC GGAGAGCAATTGAAGAGAAAGGAAACTACGCAACTTGTGGATGAATCCTCAGCCCCAATTGGTGGCTCTATGAG AAATGGTGTTTTCCCGGGGCCCAAGAGATCTGATGTATCGAAGAACCCAAGATATGTTGATACTCGTGTGGATGAGCTATTTCCTGTCAGAAAAAACAGCATCAGGCTAAATTTGATTTCGAGGAAAGAAAAT GAAAGTTTTCCAGCAGAGCAAAGTGGTAGTATTACAAAATCTTCTGTGCCTTCAGCATTTCCTGCTGAGAATCAACAGCAATTTAAATG CCCAGAATATTTTTTTGCTTCAACTGTAACTGGAAAAGATTGTGCAACCAAAACTTGTAGCACAAGTCAAAGGTGCAATGAAAATACCTTCCGCAGCGTCACTGAGCTGTCACTGGGTGGTGTAGATGCACATGGCTTGTCTACTATTGATATG GATAAAGCCTTAAGAGGACTGGCTACCCATGAGCATCAAGTTGCTTCTGCTAAAATTGCTGAATCCTCTGAACCAGATGGTGGTTTAAGGTCAAAAATTTTCTCCTCAGAACTCCAAGTCCCATGTAAGATGACCCCGTTGGATCTGACGATGAAAACTAATATACGAGTTGTGTCTGCATCTTCCATCAACTG GTTTCATAGGTTGATCAATTGTGGCACCAGCAATGTGGTGGCGAGGTTTACATCTTCGAATTGTTCCACGAGTCAAAAAATGACCTGCTTTTCTGAAATGAATTCTGTTTCCCAAGCAGTTAATCATAGGCCATTGCATTCCTGGATGTATCCGCAGTCTCCTCTACCGCCTTCAGTTATATCAGCTTTAACATTGTCTGCTTCAACGGGAG GGCAACTGGACTTTTTAAGCGAAAGGCAGCTAGCATGGCAGGATTCCTTTCGAAGTTTATATTACATGCTTCGGAAGAATGTTTGCAGCATCTTCTACG TCTGCACTGCTCAATTTGTGGTCATGTTCACCAGTTCTTATTCTGAGGAAAACTGTGTTTGCAATGCATATATATCTCAGTCAACCCGGGGTTTGAGGTCATCACTCAAAGAACAT GATGTTTCTTTTTCTATGCCGCTTTGCCACTCAAAATTGGAGGAACTTAGTACAGAAGAGCTGCTTGAGCTTTCAGAGATTGAGAAACAAAATCTGGGCCAG ACTAGGCGGCGGGGTGCAATGTCTGATGTGGATAATAGGCCCCAATCTCTGCTGGCATTCACTGGAAATAAGAATGTTCATTCTTTATATGATTTTCTACTGAACTATAG atatttcttaacttCTCTAACTGGTGTGGACGTCCCTGTGTTGTATTCCCCTATCCCATTTGAGAATGCCGCATTCACTGCCCCTGAG GTCAGATGCAAGGAGGTCAGGAGAATTGATCAGGTAGCTTTTCAAGGAATGGAGTCAAATGTGCCTTGTGAGCATAATCAACAACCATCTTCTGGGATGTGCTATAGTGTTGAAATTAAGGGTCGATACCTTGCCCCATGGGTAACCTCTGCCATATGTGATACTTTCAGCTCTAACAGCACAAGTTTTGAGGCTAG TTTTATCACAGAACCTACTTCGGTTGGCTTGAATGCTTGTCTCAGTGTTAGCGGGAAATGTTCTGATCCACAAGTTTCAGCAACTGAAGCGTTGGATAACGGTAGCCTCTGttttggtatcccaaataccAAATTGTGTGCCCAGATAAATTCTGCCTTTTTAAAGGGCGTGAAGTACTTTGGCAGTTCCTATACTGCTTTTCTTTCACCTGTTTGA